A single region of the Chrysoperla carnea chromosome 5, inChrCarn1.1, whole genome shotgun sequence genome encodes:
- the LOC123299827 gene encoding c-Myc-binding protein isoform X1, which yields MSKKEEVVDTDGENFDDVEELDDQPTDVKREEFRKYLERSGVMDTLTKILVNLYEESEKPADALSYLRNKLSLTAGDPNDTIEGLRERIENCLLHLQRFEMEIAQLKGVQYVPTNPSQFTLQPPPPPSTNQKSDVPPPTDGSVTVDQESTTK from the exons ATGTCGAAAAAAGAAGAAGTTGTGGATACTGATGGTGAAAATTTCGATGATGTAGAAGAATTGGATGATCAG ccTACAGATGTTAAACGTGAAgagtttagaaaatatttagaacGTTCTGGCGTTATGGATACGCTTACAAAAATACTAGTCAATCTTTACGAAGAATCTGAGAAACCTGCCGATGCCTTATC TTATCTACGAAACAAATTAAGTTTAACAGCTGGTGATCCCAACGATACTATCGAAGGTTTACGAGAGCgcatagaaaattgtttactacaTTTACAACGTTTTGAAATGGAAATAGCACAATTAAAAGGTGTACAATATGTACCAACAAATCCTTCACAATTTACGCTACAACCACCACCGCCACCATCAACAAATCAAAAATCAGATGTTCCACCACCTACGGACGGGTCCGTAACTGTAGATCAAGAATCTACAACCAAATAA
- the LOC123299827 gene encoding c-Myc-binding protein isoform X2, translating into MTAFKPTDVKREEFRKYLERSGVMDTLTKILVNLYEESEKPADALSYLRNKLSLTAGDPNDTIEGLRERIENCLLHLQRFEMEIAQLKGVQYVPTNPSQFTLQPPPPPSTNQKSDVPPPTDGSVTVDQESTTK; encoded by the exons ATGACAGCTTTTAAG ccTACAGATGTTAAACGTGAAgagtttagaaaatatttagaacGTTCTGGCGTTATGGATACGCTTACAAAAATACTAGTCAATCTTTACGAAGAATCTGAGAAACCTGCCGATGCCTTATC TTATCTACGAAACAAATTAAGTTTAACAGCTGGTGATCCCAACGATACTATCGAAGGTTTACGAGAGCgcatagaaaattgtttactacaTTTACAACGTTTTGAAATGGAAATAGCACAATTAAAAGGTGTACAATATGTACCAACAAATCCTTCACAATTTACGCTACAACCACCACCGCCACCATCAACAAATCAAAAATCAGATGTTCCACCACCTACGGACGGGTCCGTAACTGTAGATCAAGAATCTACAACCAAATAA